Proteins from a single region of Deltaproteobacteria bacterium:
- a CDS encoding prepilin-type N-terminal cleavage/methylation domain-containing protein, whose translation MSGRKCIKNSAGFTLLEVLIALVILVVGLLGALLLQTTAIQGNAFSRELQTGVVLAEDLLEQVRVLEYDDPLISSNVADNPHENVELAGVANPIDEQGASGGIYVRRWTVVDTKPNSKTISATVNWAIKGEAHSVTLTTVKSGDL comes from the coding sequence ATGTCTGGTCGAAAGTGTATTAAGAATTCAGCAGGCTTTACGCTCCTTGAGGTTCTCATCGCCCTGGTGATTCTCGTGGTTGGTCTCCTGGGGGCCCTTTTGCTCCAGACCACGGCAATTCAGGGGAACGCCTTTTCAAGAGAACTGCAGACCGGCGTGGTGCTCGCGGAAGACCTCCTGGAGCAGGTCAGAGTTCTCGAATACGATGATCCCCTCATCTCGAGCAACGTAGCCGACAACCCACATGAAAATGTTGAACTGGCCGGTGTGGCAAATCCAATAGACGAGCAGGGCGCAAGCGGGGGCATCTATGTCAGGAGGTGGACGGTTGTCGACACCAAGCCCAACTCCAAAACGATTTCGGCGACGGTGAACTGGGCCATAAAGGGAGAAGCCCATTCGGTGACATTGACCACCGTCAAATCTGGAGATTTATGA
- a CDS encoding prepilin-type N-terminal cleavage/methylation domain-containing protein translates to MKRKFRLTEYRGFTLVEMMVSLVISSLVIASAFLTYNLHHNTFTTESQITDMQYAGSTAMDIITKDIRESGFGVPDSPNINGQTTSFDFTDAGVDSGPDSFIVLGGFRKVGEVNGAVNPGATTFEITYEPGAPTLNATTRGYITLDGLTYLDITSVSGTTITVSGSTPVDRYYPSKRCVYLIENVAYFVNGNILYRSSPTYNTANDVNGDGYGDQPIADNVDDLQLSEIDSDGDGVTDKVKVSLLARTEREVMNAVQPDAASVVLENNTTGSNDFFRRRVLQMEVSLRNPVR, encoded by the coding sequence ATGAAAAGAAAATTTAGGCTTACAGAATACCGGGGTTTTACCCTGGTTGAGATGATGGTTTCCCTCGTTATCTCGTCACTGGTGATCGCGTCGGCATTTTTGACCTACAACCTCCACCACAATACCTTTACCACGGAATCGCAGATAACGGACATGCAGTATGCGGGAAGCACCGCCATGGACATCATCACGAAGGACATCAGGGAATCAGGATTCGGTGTGCCCGACAGTCCGAATATCAATGGCCAGACCACCTCATTCGACTTTACCGATGCCGGGGTCGATTCGGGACCGGACAGCTTTATCGTCCTGGGGGGGTTCAGAAAGGTTGGCGAGGTAAACGGTGCCGTAAATCCCGGCGCCACGACGTTCGAGATCACATACGAGCCGGGTGCCCCGACGCTCAATGCGACGACCCGCGGGTATATCACCTTAGATGGCCTCACCTATCTTGATATCACATCGGTCTCGGGAACCACCATTACCGTGAGCGGGTCGACGCCGGTTGATCGCTACTATCCGAGCAAACGGTGCGTGTACCTCATAGAAAATGTTGCATACTTCGTCAACGGTAACATTCTTTACCGGAGCTCGCCAACGTACAACACCGCAAATGACGTGAACGGTGATGGGTACGGCGACCAGCCGATTGCCGATAATGTGGATGACCTCCAGCTTTCCGAAATCGACTCCGACGGCGATGGCGTTACCGACAAGGTGAAGGTTTCTCTCCTCGCCAGAACAGAGCGGGAGGTAATGAACGCCGTTCAGCCAGATGCGGCAAGCGTGGTCCTCGAAAACAACACGACGGGATCAAATGACTTTTTCAGGAGAAGGGTACTTCAAATGGAGGTATCCCTCCGGAATCCGGTGAGGTGA